The Deltaproteobacteria bacterium CG2_30_66_27 genome contains a region encoding:
- a CDS encoding Mn transporter, which translates to MRFRRPDKKKILLFLAVLGPGIITASVDNDAGGIATYSIAGAHFGYALLWTLLPITVALIVVQEMVARMGVVTGKTLADLIREKFGVAPTFYLLVALVLANLGNTVAEFAGWASAWEIFGVSKYFSVPVGAAAVWFLVVKGSYRVVEKIFLVACLIFFAYPVAAYLARPDGAAVARNLVVPDIHVNAAYITLLIGMVGATIAPWMQFYLQSAVVEKNLQFEEYALTRADVIVGCLVTDIVALSIIVACGATLYVSGVRIEDAKDAAMALAPLAGKNASLLFAFGLANASLFAASILPLATAYSVCEGMGWESGVDKDFRTAPQFFWLYTGLIILGGALVLYPRAPLVLIMYFSQVANGVLLPFVLVFMLKLINDRELMGEHVNSRAFNGIAWTTTVVMIALSVLLAAITVFPGLPGMLGL; encoded by the coding sequence GTGCGCTTCCGGCGGCCCGACAAGAAGAAGATCCTGCTGTTCCTGGCCGTCCTCGGGCCGGGGATCATCACGGCGTCCGTCGACAACGACGCCGGCGGGATCGCCACGTATTCGATCGCCGGGGCGCACTTCGGGTACGCGCTCCTGTGGACGCTCCTCCCCATCACGGTCGCGCTGATCGTCGTCCAGGAGATGGTCGCGCGGATGGGCGTGGTCACGGGGAAGACGCTGGCGGACCTCATCCGGGAGAAGTTCGGCGTCGCCCCGACCTTCTATCTCCTGGTGGCGCTGGTGCTCGCCAACCTCGGCAACACCGTGGCGGAGTTCGCCGGGTGGGCCTCCGCGTGGGAGATCTTCGGCGTCAGCAAATATTTCTCCGTGCCCGTCGGCGCGGCGGCCGTCTGGTTCCTCGTGGTGAAAGGATCCTACCGCGTGGTGGAGAAGATTTTCCTGGTGGCGTGCCTCATCTTCTTCGCCTACCCGGTCGCCGCGTACCTCGCGAGGCCGGACGGCGCGGCCGTGGCGCGCAACCTGGTCGTTCCGGACATTCACGTCAACGCCGCGTACATCACCCTCCTGATCGGAATGGTGGGTGCGACGATCGCCCCGTGGATGCAGTTCTACCTGCAGTCCGCCGTGGTGGAGAAGAACCTGCAGTTCGAGGAGTACGCGCTGACGCGGGCCGACGTGATCGTCGGGTGCCTCGTGACCGACATCGTGGCCTTGTCGATCATCGTGGCGTGCGGCGCCACCCTGTACGTCTCCGGCGTCCGGATCGAGGATGCCAAGGACGCGGCGATGGCGTTGGCCCCCCTCGCGGGGAAGAACGCATCGCTTTTGTTCGCCTTCGGCCTGGCGAACGCCTCGCTGTTCGCCGCGTCGATCCTGCCGCTGGCGACCGCCTACAGCGTCTGCGAGGGGATGGGGTGGGAGTCGGGGGTCGACAAGGACTTCCGGACGGCGCCGCAATTCTTCTGGCTCTACACCGGCCTCATCATCCTCGGCGGGGCGCTCGTACTGTACCCGCGCGCGCCGCTGGTCCTGATCATGTACTTTTCCCAGGTCGCGAACGGCGTGCTGCTCCCGTTCGTCCTGGTCTTCATGCTCAAGCTGATCAACGACCGGGAGTTGATGGGGGAGCACGTCAATTCGAGGGCGTTCAACGGGATCGCATGGACGACCACGGTCGTCATGATCGCCCTCTCCGTCCTTCTCGCGGCGATAACGGTGTTCCCCGGGCTGCCCGGGATGCTCGGTCTTTAA